In Anas platyrhynchos isolate ZD024472 breed Pekin duck chromosome 7, IASCAAS_PekinDuck_T2T, whole genome shotgun sequence, one genomic interval encodes:
- the PLCL1 gene encoding inactive phospholipase C-like protein 1 isoform X4, with amino-acid sequence MAEDNGARQKDPSNQKCGRKKTVSFSSMPSEKKISSASDCISFMQAGCELKKVRPNSRIYNRFFTLDPDLQALRWEPSKKDLEKAKLDISAIKEIRLGKNTETFRNNGLADQISEDCALSVIHGENYESLDLVANSADVANIWVSGLRYLVSRSKQPLDLMESSHNTPRFAWLKTVFEAADVDGNGIMLEDTSVELIKKLNPTLKESKIRLKFKEIQKSKEKLTTRVTKEEFCEAFSELCTRPEVYFLLVQISKNKEYLDANDLMLFLEAEQGVTHITEEMCLDIIRRYELSQEGRLKGFLAIDGFTQYLLSPECDIFDPEHKKVVQDMTQPLSHYYINSSHNTYLIEDQLRGPADINGYVRALKMSCRSIELDICDGPDNEPIICNRNNMTSPLSFRSVIEVINKLAFFASDYPLILCLGNHCSVQQQKLVVQHMKRIFGNKLYTETPLSSEAYLPSPEKLKMKIIVKGKKLPCDQDILEGEVTDEDEEAEISRRLSEDFSREPKLIWLCKELSDLVSLCKSVQYKDFETSMKAQNYWEICSFSEAEASRIANEYPEDFVNYNKKFLSRVYPSAMRIDSSNLNPQDFWNCGCQIVAMNYQTPGPMMDLHTGWFLQNGGCGYVLRPSVMRDEVSYFSANTKGIVPGVSPQVLHVKIISGQNFPKPKGACAKGDVIDPYVCIEIHGIPADCTEQRTKTVQQNSDNPIFDESFEFQINLPELAMIRFVVLDDDYIGDEFIGQYTIPLECLQPGYRHIPLRSFVGDIMEHVTLFVHIAITNRSGGGKAQKRSLSVRIGKKAREYTMLRNTGLKTIDDIFKLAVHPLREATDMRENMQNAMVAVKELCGLPPIASLKQCILTLSSRLVSSENTPSVVLCMKDAFPYLEPLGTMPDVQKKVLAAYDLMIQESRVLIETADITHDKIVQCQKAGMEFHEELHNLGTKEGLKGRKLSKAIESFAWNITVLKGQGDLLKNAKNEALENMKQIQLACLSCGLSKTGSGHADAKSKRCLEAIQEKDTGDENGRL; translated from the exons GATCCTTCAAACCaaaaatgtggaagaaagaaaactgtgtcCTTCAGCAGCATGccatcagagaagaaaataagcagCGCCAGTGACTGTATCAGCTTTATGCAGGCTGGGTGTGAACTGAAGAAAGTTCGTCCAAATTCCCGGATTTATAACCGTTTTTTTACTCTGGATCCTGACCTGCAGGCTCTTCGCTGGGAGCCTTCCAAGAAGGACCTTGAGAAAGCCAAGCTTGATATTTCTGCTATAAAAGAAATCAGACTAGGGAAGAACACAGAAACATTCAGGAATAATGGACTTGCAGATCAGATTTCTGAGGACTGTGCTTTGTCGGTAATTCATGGTGAGAACTATGAGTCCCTCGACCTGGTTGCCAATTCAGCTGATGTGGCCAATATTTGGGTATCAGGATTAAGGTACTTGGTTTCTCGTAGCAAACAACCCCTGGATTTGATGGAAAGCAGCCACAATACCCCACGATTTGCCTGGCTAAAAACTGTATTTGAAGCAGCAGATGTTGATGGTAATGGCATAATGTTAGAAGATACATCTGTGGAGCTAATAAAGAAGCTTAACCCTACCTTAAAGGAATCAAAGATTAGATTGAAATTTAAGGAAAtccagaaaagcaaagagaaactgACAACACGAGTAACAAAAGAGGAATTCTGTGAAGCATTCAGCGAACTTTGCACGAGACCTGAAGTTTATTTCTTACTTGTGCAGATATCTAAAAACAAGGAGTACCTAGATGCCAATGATCTCATGTTGTTTTTAGAGGCTGAGCAAGGAGTAACCCACATAACGGAAGAAATGTGTCTAGATATTATACGCAGGTACGAGCTTTCTCAAGAAGGACGATTGAAAGGTTTTCTTGCAATTGATGGATTTACTCAGTATTTGTTGTCCCCAGAATGTGATATTTTTGACCCAGAGCACAAAAAGGTTGTCCAAGACATGACACAGCCTTTGTCCCATTACTACATCAATTCATCCCACAATACATACCTGATAGAGGACCAGCTGAGAGGACCAGCTGATATCAATGGGTACGTAAGAGCTTTAAAGATGAGCTGTCGGAGTATTGAACTAGACATCTGTGATGGCCCAGATAACGAGCCCATTATTTGTAACCGTAACAACATGACATCGCCACTTTCCTTTCGAAGTGTTATTGAGGTGATAAACAAATtggccttctttgcttcagatTACCCCCTTATTCTCTGCTTGGGGAACCACTGCTCGGTACAACAACAGAAGTTAGTGGTACAGCACATGAAAAGGATCTTTGGAAACAAACTCTACACAGAGACACCTTTATCCTCAGAAGCCTACCTTCCCTCAcctgagaaactgaaaatgaagatCATTGTGAAGGGGAAGAAGCTGCCCTGTGACCAGGATATATTAGAAGGAGAAGTCacagatgaagatgaagaagcTGAAATATCCCGGAGACTGTCAGAGGACTTCTCAAGGGAACCGAAGCTTATCTGGCTCTGCAAAGAGTTGTCTGACTTGGTGTCTCTATGCAAATCTGTCCAATACAAAGACTTTGAGACATCCATGAAAGCTCAGAATTACTGGGAAATCTGTTCCTTTAGTGAGGCAGAAGCCAGTCGGATTGCAAATGAATACCCTGAAGATTTTGTCAACTACAACAAGAAGTTTCTCTCCAGGGTGTACCCAAGTGCTATGAGGATAGACTCTAGTAACTTAAATCCTCAAGATTTTTGGAACTGTGGTTGCCAGATAGTGGCAATGAACTATCAGACCCCGGGGCCCATGATGGACCTGCACACCGGCTGGTTCCTACAGAACGGGGGATGCGGGTACGTTCTCAGGCCTTCGGTCATGCGTGATGAAGTGTCTTATTTCAGTGCGAATACAAAGGGCATTGTTCCGGGGGTCTCTCCCCAAGTCCTCCATGTCAAAATAATCAGTGGTCAGAATTTCCCAAAGCCCAAGGGTGCATGTGCAAAAGGGGATGTCATAGATCCCTATGTTTGCATAGAAATCCATGGGATTCCTGCAGATTGCACCGAGCAAAGAACTAAAACTGTTCAGCAAAACAGTGATAACCCCATTTTTGATGAGAGCTTTGAGTTCCAGATCAATCTGCCGGAGCTGGCCATGATCCGTTTTGTTGTTTTGGATGACGACTACATCGGGGATGAGTTCATAGGCCAGTACACCATCCCGCTGGAGTGCCTGCAGCCCGGATACAGGCACATACCGCTGCGGTCTTTCGTCGGCGATATCATGGAGCACGTTACCCTCTTCGTGCACATTGCAATAACCAATCGCAGCGGAGGCGGAAAGGCCCAAAAGCGCAGCCTCTCCGTGAGAATAGGAAAGAAAGCCAGGGAGTACACCATGCTGAGGAACACCGGTCTCAAGACTATTGATGACATCTTTAAGCTGGCCGTGCATCCGCTCCGAGAGGCCACCGACATGAGAGAAAACATGCAG AACGCCATGGTGGCCGTCAAAGAGCTGTGCGGGCTCCCGCCCATCGCGAGCCTGAAGCAGTGCATCCTGACCCTGTCCTCGCGGCTGGTGAGCAGCGAGAACACGCCCTCCGTGGTCCTCTGCATGAAGGATGCGTTTCCTTACCTGGAGCCTCTGGGTACCATGCCTGACGTGCAGAAAAAGGTCCTGGCTGCATATGACCTG aTGATTCAAGAGAGCAGGGTTCTTATCGAGACGGCAGACATCACTCATGACAAGATCGTTCAGTGTCAGAAAGCAG GGATGGAATTCCATGAAGAGCTCCATAACCTCggcacaaaggaaggcttgaaaggaagaaaattaagcaAAGCCATTGAAAGCTTTGCATGGAATATCACAGTGCTGAAG GGCCAAGGTGACCTCCTGAAGAACGCCAAGAATGAAGCCCTGGAGAACATGAAGCAGATCCAGCTGGCCTGCCTGTCCTGCGGACTGAGCAAAACTGGAAGCGGGCATGCAGATGCAAAGTCAAAACGGTGCCTGGAAGCAATACAGGAGAAGGATACAGGAGATGAGAATGGGAGGCTGTGA
- the PLCL1 gene encoding inactive phospholipase C-like protein 1 isoform X6: protein MNKDPSNQKCGRKKTVSFSSMPSEKKISSASDCISFMQAGCELKKVRPNSRIYNRFFTLDPDLQALRWEPSKKDLEKAKLDISAIKEIRLGKNTETFRNNGLADQISEDCALSVIHGENYESLDLVANSADVANIWVSGLRYLVSRSKQPLDLMESSHNTPRFAWLKTVFEAADVDGNGIMLEDTSVELIKKLNPTLKESKIRLKFKEIQKSKEKLTTRVTKEEFCEAFSELCTRPEVYFLLVQISKNKEYLDANDLMLFLEAEQGVTHITEEMCLDIIRRYELSQEGRLKGFLAIDGFTQYLLSPECDIFDPEHKKVVQDMTQPLSHYYINSSHNTYLIEDQLRGPADINGYVRALKMSCRSIELDICDGPDNEPIICNRNNMTSPLSFRSVIEVINKLAFFASDYPLILCLGNHCSVQQQKLVVQHMKRIFGNKLYTETPLSSEAYLPSPEKLKMKIIVKGKKLPCDQDILEGEVTDEDEEAEISRRLSEDFSREPKLIWLCKELSDLVSLCKSVQYKDFETSMKAQNYWEICSFSEAEASRIANEYPEDFVNYNKKFLSRVYPSAMRIDSSNLNPQDFWNCGCQIVAMNYQTPGPMMDLHTGWFLQNGGCGYVLRPSVMRDEVSYFSANTKGIVPGVSPQVLHVKIISGQNFPKPKGACAKGDVIDPYVCIEIHGIPADCTEQRTKTVQQNSDNPIFDESFEFQINLPELAMIRFVVLDDDYIGDEFIGQYTIPLECLQPGYRHIPLRSFVGDIMEHVTLFVHIAITNRSGGGKAQKRSLSVRIGKKAREYTMLRNTGLKTIDDIFKLAVHPLREATDMRENMQNAMVAVKELCGLPPIASLKQCILTLSSRLVSSENTPSVVLCMKDAFPYLEPLGTMPDVQKKVLAAYDLMIQESRVLIETADITHDKIVQCQKAGMEFHEELHNLGTKEGLKGRKLSKAIESFAWNITVLKGQGDLLKNAKNEALENMKQIQLACLSCGLSKTGSGHADAKSKRCLEAIQEKDTGDENGRL from the exons GATCCTTCAAACCaaaaatgtggaagaaagaaaactgtgtcCTTCAGCAGCATGccatcagagaagaaaataagcagCGCCAGTGACTGTATCAGCTTTATGCAGGCTGGGTGTGAACTGAAGAAAGTTCGTCCAAATTCCCGGATTTATAACCGTTTTTTTACTCTGGATCCTGACCTGCAGGCTCTTCGCTGGGAGCCTTCCAAGAAGGACCTTGAGAAAGCCAAGCTTGATATTTCTGCTATAAAAGAAATCAGACTAGGGAAGAACACAGAAACATTCAGGAATAATGGACTTGCAGATCAGATTTCTGAGGACTGTGCTTTGTCGGTAATTCATGGTGAGAACTATGAGTCCCTCGACCTGGTTGCCAATTCAGCTGATGTGGCCAATATTTGGGTATCAGGATTAAGGTACTTGGTTTCTCGTAGCAAACAACCCCTGGATTTGATGGAAAGCAGCCACAATACCCCACGATTTGCCTGGCTAAAAACTGTATTTGAAGCAGCAGATGTTGATGGTAATGGCATAATGTTAGAAGATACATCTGTGGAGCTAATAAAGAAGCTTAACCCTACCTTAAAGGAATCAAAGATTAGATTGAAATTTAAGGAAAtccagaaaagcaaagagaaactgACAACACGAGTAACAAAAGAGGAATTCTGTGAAGCATTCAGCGAACTTTGCACGAGACCTGAAGTTTATTTCTTACTTGTGCAGATATCTAAAAACAAGGAGTACCTAGATGCCAATGATCTCATGTTGTTTTTAGAGGCTGAGCAAGGAGTAACCCACATAACGGAAGAAATGTGTCTAGATATTATACGCAGGTACGAGCTTTCTCAAGAAGGACGATTGAAAGGTTTTCTTGCAATTGATGGATTTACTCAGTATTTGTTGTCCCCAGAATGTGATATTTTTGACCCAGAGCACAAAAAGGTTGTCCAAGACATGACACAGCCTTTGTCCCATTACTACATCAATTCATCCCACAATACATACCTGATAGAGGACCAGCTGAGAGGACCAGCTGATATCAATGGGTACGTAAGAGCTTTAAAGATGAGCTGTCGGAGTATTGAACTAGACATCTGTGATGGCCCAGATAACGAGCCCATTATTTGTAACCGTAACAACATGACATCGCCACTTTCCTTTCGAAGTGTTATTGAGGTGATAAACAAATtggccttctttgcttcagatTACCCCCTTATTCTCTGCTTGGGGAACCACTGCTCGGTACAACAACAGAAGTTAGTGGTACAGCACATGAAAAGGATCTTTGGAAACAAACTCTACACAGAGACACCTTTATCCTCAGAAGCCTACCTTCCCTCAcctgagaaactgaaaatgaagatCATTGTGAAGGGGAAGAAGCTGCCCTGTGACCAGGATATATTAGAAGGAGAAGTCacagatgaagatgaagaagcTGAAATATCCCGGAGACTGTCAGAGGACTTCTCAAGGGAACCGAAGCTTATCTGGCTCTGCAAAGAGTTGTCTGACTTGGTGTCTCTATGCAAATCTGTCCAATACAAAGACTTTGAGACATCCATGAAAGCTCAGAATTACTGGGAAATCTGTTCCTTTAGTGAGGCAGAAGCCAGTCGGATTGCAAATGAATACCCTGAAGATTTTGTCAACTACAACAAGAAGTTTCTCTCCAGGGTGTACCCAAGTGCTATGAGGATAGACTCTAGTAACTTAAATCCTCAAGATTTTTGGAACTGTGGTTGCCAGATAGTGGCAATGAACTATCAGACCCCGGGGCCCATGATGGACCTGCACACCGGCTGGTTCCTACAGAACGGGGGATGCGGGTACGTTCTCAGGCCTTCGGTCATGCGTGATGAAGTGTCTTATTTCAGTGCGAATACAAAGGGCATTGTTCCGGGGGTCTCTCCCCAAGTCCTCCATGTCAAAATAATCAGTGGTCAGAATTTCCCAAAGCCCAAGGGTGCATGTGCAAAAGGGGATGTCATAGATCCCTATGTTTGCATAGAAATCCATGGGATTCCTGCAGATTGCACCGAGCAAAGAACTAAAACTGTTCAGCAAAACAGTGATAACCCCATTTTTGATGAGAGCTTTGAGTTCCAGATCAATCTGCCGGAGCTGGCCATGATCCGTTTTGTTGTTTTGGATGACGACTACATCGGGGATGAGTTCATAGGCCAGTACACCATCCCGCTGGAGTGCCTGCAGCCCGGATACAGGCACATACCGCTGCGGTCTTTCGTCGGCGATATCATGGAGCACGTTACCCTCTTCGTGCACATTGCAATAACCAATCGCAGCGGAGGCGGAAAGGCCCAAAAGCGCAGCCTCTCCGTGAGAATAGGAAAGAAAGCCAGGGAGTACACCATGCTGAGGAACACCGGTCTCAAGACTATTGATGACATCTTTAAGCTGGCCGTGCATCCGCTCCGAGAGGCCACCGACATGAGAGAAAACATGCAG AACGCCATGGTGGCCGTCAAAGAGCTGTGCGGGCTCCCGCCCATCGCGAGCCTGAAGCAGTGCATCCTGACCCTGTCCTCGCGGCTGGTGAGCAGCGAGAACACGCCCTCCGTGGTCCTCTGCATGAAGGATGCGTTTCCTTACCTGGAGCCTCTGGGTACCATGCCTGACGTGCAGAAAAAGGTCCTGGCTGCATATGACCTG aTGATTCAAGAGAGCAGGGTTCTTATCGAGACGGCAGACATCACTCATGACAAGATCGTTCAGTGTCAGAAAGCAG GGATGGAATTCCATGAAGAGCTCCATAACCTCggcacaaaggaaggcttgaaaggaagaaaattaagcaAAGCCATTGAAAGCTTTGCATGGAATATCACAGTGCTGAAG GGCCAAGGTGACCTCCTGAAGAACGCCAAGAATGAAGCCCTGGAGAACATGAAGCAGATCCAGCTGGCCTGCCTGTCCTGCGGACTGAGCAAAACTGGAAGCGGGCATGCAGATGCAAAGTCAAAACGGTGCCTGGAAGCAATACAGGAGAAGGATACAGGAGATGAGAATGGGAGGCTGTGA
- the PLCL1 gene encoding inactive phospholipase C-like protein 1 isoform X7 — protein MAEAAGGREQPAPPDAAPRADEEPEAAPHEAAAGRRRERRSGVPAVGAAERFPGGSPGPAAAPEPDAGLLEAARAAPRRSSIIKDPSNQKCGRKKTVSFSSMPSEKKISSASDCISFMQAGCELKKVRPNSRIYNRFFTLDPDLQALRWEPSKKDLEKAKLDISAIKEIRLGKNTETFRNNGLADQISEDCALSVIHGENYESLDLVANSADVANIWVSGLRYLVSRSKQPLDLMESSHNTPRFAWLKTVFEAADVDGNGIMLEDTSVELIKKLNPTLKESKIRLKFKEIQKSKEKLTTRVTKEEFCEAFSELCTRPEVYFLLVQISKNKEYLDANDLMLFLEAEQGVTHITEEMCLDIIRRYELSQEGRLKGFLAIDGFTQYLLSPECDIFDPEHKKVVQDMTQPLSHYYINSSHNTYLIEDQLRGPADINGYVRALKMSCRSIELDICDGPDNEPIICNRNNMTSPLSFRSVIEVINKLAFFASDYPLILCLGNHCSVQQQKLVVQHMKRIFGNKLYTETPLSSEAYLPSPEKLKMKIIVKGKKLPCDQDILEGEVTDEDEEAEISRRLSEDFSREPKLIWLCKELSDLVSLCKSVQYKDFETSMKAQNYWEICSFSEAEASRIANEYPEDFVNYNKKFLSRVYPSAMRIDSSNLNPQDFWNCGCQIVAMNYQTPGPMMDLHTGWFLQNGGCGYVLRPSVMRDEVSYFSANTKGIVPGVSPQVLHVKIISGQNFPKPKGACAKGDVIDPYVCIEIHGIPADCTEQRTKTVQQNSDNPIFDESFEFQINLPELAMIRFVVLDDDYIGDEFIGQYTIPLECLQPGYRHIPLRSFVGDIMEHVTLFVHIAITNRSGGGKAQKRSLSVRIGKKAREYTMLRNTGLKTIDDIFKLAVHPLREATDMRENMQNAMVAVKELCGLPPIASLKQCILTLSSRLVSSENTPSVVLCMKDAFPYLEPLGTMPDVQKKVLAAYDLPLTNDIKNQPDGFQEEDRDLQNCLESTTQQ, from the exons GATCCTTCAAACCaaaaatgtggaagaaagaaaactgtgtcCTTCAGCAGCATGccatcagagaagaaaataagcagCGCCAGTGACTGTATCAGCTTTATGCAGGCTGGGTGTGAACTGAAGAAAGTTCGTCCAAATTCCCGGATTTATAACCGTTTTTTTACTCTGGATCCTGACCTGCAGGCTCTTCGCTGGGAGCCTTCCAAGAAGGACCTTGAGAAAGCCAAGCTTGATATTTCTGCTATAAAAGAAATCAGACTAGGGAAGAACACAGAAACATTCAGGAATAATGGACTTGCAGATCAGATTTCTGAGGACTGTGCTTTGTCGGTAATTCATGGTGAGAACTATGAGTCCCTCGACCTGGTTGCCAATTCAGCTGATGTGGCCAATATTTGGGTATCAGGATTAAGGTACTTGGTTTCTCGTAGCAAACAACCCCTGGATTTGATGGAAAGCAGCCACAATACCCCACGATTTGCCTGGCTAAAAACTGTATTTGAAGCAGCAGATGTTGATGGTAATGGCATAATGTTAGAAGATACATCTGTGGAGCTAATAAAGAAGCTTAACCCTACCTTAAAGGAATCAAAGATTAGATTGAAATTTAAGGAAAtccagaaaagcaaagagaaactgACAACACGAGTAACAAAAGAGGAATTCTGTGAAGCATTCAGCGAACTTTGCACGAGACCTGAAGTTTATTTCTTACTTGTGCAGATATCTAAAAACAAGGAGTACCTAGATGCCAATGATCTCATGTTGTTTTTAGAGGCTGAGCAAGGAGTAACCCACATAACGGAAGAAATGTGTCTAGATATTATACGCAGGTACGAGCTTTCTCAAGAAGGACGATTGAAAGGTTTTCTTGCAATTGATGGATTTACTCAGTATTTGTTGTCCCCAGAATGTGATATTTTTGACCCAGAGCACAAAAAGGTTGTCCAAGACATGACACAGCCTTTGTCCCATTACTACATCAATTCATCCCACAATACATACCTGATAGAGGACCAGCTGAGAGGACCAGCTGATATCAATGGGTACGTAAGAGCTTTAAAGATGAGCTGTCGGAGTATTGAACTAGACATCTGTGATGGCCCAGATAACGAGCCCATTATTTGTAACCGTAACAACATGACATCGCCACTTTCCTTTCGAAGTGTTATTGAGGTGATAAACAAATtggccttctttgcttcagatTACCCCCTTATTCTCTGCTTGGGGAACCACTGCTCGGTACAACAACAGAAGTTAGTGGTACAGCACATGAAAAGGATCTTTGGAAACAAACTCTACACAGAGACACCTTTATCCTCAGAAGCCTACCTTCCCTCAcctgagaaactgaaaatgaagatCATTGTGAAGGGGAAGAAGCTGCCCTGTGACCAGGATATATTAGAAGGAGAAGTCacagatgaagatgaagaagcTGAAATATCCCGGAGACTGTCAGAGGACTTCTCAAGGGAACCGAAGCTTATCTGGCTCTGCAAAGAGTTGTCTGACTTGGTGTCTCTATGCAAATCTGTCCAATACAAAGACTTTGAGACATCCATGAAAGCTCAGAATTACTGGGAAATCTGTTCCTTTAGTGAGGCAGAAGCCAGTCGGATTGCAAATGAATACCCTGAAGATTTTGTCAACTACAACAAGAAGTTTCTCTCCAGGGTGTACCCAAGTGCTATGAGGATAGACTCTAGTAACTTAAATCCTCAAGATTTTTGGAACTGTGGTTGCCAGATAGTGGCAATGAACTATCAGACCCCGGGGCCCATGATGGACCTGCACACCGGCTGGTTCCTACAGAACGGGGGATGCGGGTACGTTCTCAGGCCTTCGGTCATGCGTGATGAAGTGTCTTATTTCAGTGCGAATACAAAGGGCATTGTTCCGGGGGTCTCTCCCCAAGTCCTCCATGTCAAAATAATCAGTGGTCAGAATTTCCCAAAGCCCAAGGGTGCATGTGCAAAAGGGGATGTCATAGATCCCTATGTTTGCATAGAAATCCATGGGATTCCTGCAGATTGCACCGAGCAAAGAACTAAAACTGTTCAGCAAAACAGTGATAACCCCATTTTTGATGAGAGCTTTGAGTTCCAGATCAATCTGCCGGAGCTGGCCATGATCCGTTTTGTTGTTTTGGATGACGACTACATCGGGGATGAGTTCATAGGCCAGTACACCATCCCGCTGGAGTGCCTGCAGCCCGGATACAGGCACATACCGCTGCGGTCTTTCGTCGGCGATATCATGGAGCACGTTACCCTCTTCGTGCACATTGCAATAACCAATCGCAGCGGAGGCGGAAAGGCCCAAAAGCGCAGCCTCTCCGTGAGAATAGGAAAGAAAGCCAGGGAGTACACCATGCTGAGGAACACCGGTCTCAAGACTATTGATGACATCTTTAAGCTGGCCGTGCATCCGCTCCGAGAGGCCACCGACATGAGAGAAAACATGCAG AACGCCATGGTGGCCGTCAAAGAGCTGTGCGGGCTCCCGCCCATCGCGAGCCTGAAGCAGTGCATCCTGACCCTGTCCTCGCGGCTGGTGAGCAGCGAGAACACGCCCTCCGTGGTCCTCTGCATGAAGGATGCGTTTCCTTACCTGGAGCCTCTGGGTACCATGCCTGACGTGCAGAAAAAGGTCCTGGCTGCATATGACCTG CCTCTCACCAATGACATTAAAAACCAGCCTGATGGGTTCCAGGAAGAAGACCGGGACTTACAAAACTGCCTGGAGAGCACCACGCAGCAGTAG